The Meiothermus sp. region TTCCTCCAGCCCAACGGTCTGCATGGCCGCTTCCAAGAGGGACTTGGGCAGGTCGCGGGCCAGGCGTTGCCAGGCCACAAGCCGTTTTTCCTTGGGGCACATCACCGAATCGATGCCCAGGAGATTCACGCCCCGCAGGATGAAGGGGAAGACGGTGGTCTCGAGCTTCACCCCGCCCGCGTTGCCGCAGGCCGCCACGCTGCCGCCATAGGCCATGCGCGGCAAAACCCCGGCCAGCACCGCGCCGCCCACGGTGTCCACCGCCCCGCCAAAGCGCTCGGACTCCAGCGGCTTGGACAGTGCAGTGAGCACGCTCCGATCCAGAATTTCGGCTGCGCCCAACCCCTTCAGATAGGCTTCTTCGCTGGGGCGGCCGGTAGACGCCACCACCCGGTAGCCCAAGCGGGCCAGAATGGCGGTGGCCAGACTGCCCACCCCGCCGGCTGCACCGGTGACGAGCACCTCTTTGGTTTTGTCTAGCTGGTGGGCCTCGAGGGCCATCACCGCCAGCATGGCGGTAAAGCCTGCTGTACCGATGCCCATGGCTTGTTGCAAGGTGAGCCCTTCGGGCAGGGGCACCAGCCACTCGGCGCGCACTCGAGCCAGCTCGGCCAGCCCGCCCCAGTGCCGCTCACCCACGCCCCAGCCGGTCAAAATTACCGGATCACCCGGCTTGTAATCCGGCGAGGTCGACTCCAGTACCGTACCGGCCAGATCAATCCCTGGAACCATCGGGAAACTGCGGATAACCTTGCCCGCACCCGTAATGGCCAGGCTGTCCTTGTAGTTGAGACTGCTGTAGGCCACCCGCACCAGCACATCGCCCTGGGGCAGTTCATCGCGCGAGGCCTGCCGAATCCGGGCGGTATAGGGGTCGCCCGACTCCACTACCAGCGCCTTGAAGGTCTGCATGGCAACAACATACACGATAACAACAAGGGTACGTCTGTGTGATCCAAAGCCGAAGGCTGGAAAGGTTCGGGCTATCCTCAAGCCCGGGATTCACCCGGCCCTCGAGGTTTTTCTTTCGTAGCAGAACGCAAGACGATCTCGTGCCCCTCGACCTCTGCCCCTGGGCTTTGCTAGGCTTCTGTTATGAGTTCTCCCCTGGTCAGTGTCGAATGGCTGCACCCACACCTCGGCGATCCACAGCTTCGCATTGTGGACTGTCGCTTTTCGCTGCAAGACCCCCTGGCAGGGCGATTGGCTTTTCGGGAGGGACACATTCCAGGGGCGATTTTCCTGGATCTCGAGCAAGACCTCTGTGGGCCCATCCGGCCCGACCGCAAAGGGGGCCGTCACCCCTTGCCCGCGCCCGAGGCCCTGGCCGAAACCCTGGGCCGGGCCGGCATCGGCAACGAGCACTTGGTGGTGGCCTACGACGAACCCCCCGCCGGTGGGATGTATGCCCCACACCTGTGGTGGTTGCTGCGCTGGTTGGGTCACGACCGGGTGGCCGTGCTGGACGGTGGCATCA contains the following coding sequences:
- a CDS encoding MDR family oxidoreductase, whose translation is MYVVAMQTFKALVVESGDPYTARIRQASRDELPQGDVLVRVAYSSLNYKDSLAITGAGKVIRSFPMVPGIDLAGTVLESTSPDYKPGDPVILTGWGVGERHWGGLAELARVRAEWLVPLPEGLTLQQAMGIGTAGFTAMLAVMALEAHQLDKTKEVLVTGAAGGVGSLATAILARLGYRVVASTGRPSEEAYLKGLGAAEILDRSVLTALSKPLESERFGGAVDTVGGAVLAGVLPRMAYGGSVAACGNAGGVKLETTVFPFILRGVNLLGIDSVMCPKEKRLVAWQRLARDLPKSLLEAAMQTVGLEEVPGLAQAILQGQVRGRVVVQLS